One part of the Eublepharis macularius isolate TG4126 chromosome 16, MPM_Emac_v1.0, whole genome shotgun sequence genome encodes these proteins:
- the HAS3 gene encoding hyaluronan synthase 3 has protein sequence MPGRLATGLRVLGTSLFAGAVLGGIVAAYVTGYQFIHTEQHYLSFGLYGAILGLHLGAQSLFAFLEHRRMRRAGRPLKLRQGSVALCIAAFQEDPAYLRQCLRSVQRLSCPGLRVVLVVDGNGPDDAYMRDIFHEVLGCERAASYVWAGNFHAPGPAGEAGPAARHVQALVRRHAYACVLQQWGGKREVMYTAFRALGDSVDYVQVCDSDTVLDPACTVEMLRILEEDPRVGGVGGDVQILNKYDSWISFLSSVRYWMAFNVERACQSYFGCVQCISGPLGMYRNSLLQQFLEDWYNQSFLGSKCSFGDDRHLTNRVLSLGYRTKYTARSKCLTETPTRYLRWLNQQTRWSKSYFREWLYNALWFHKHHLWMTYESVVTGFFPFFLIATVIQLFYRGRVWNILLFLLTVQLVGIIKATYACFLRGNTEMIFMSLYSLLYMSSLLPAKMFAIATITKSGWGTSGRKTIVVNFIGLVPVSVWVAVLLGGLAYTAYSQDFFTDTELAFLISGAILYACYWVALLMLYLAVVARRCSKPQEQYSLAFLEV, from the exons ATGCCCGGGAGGCTGGCGACGGGGCTGCGCGTGCTGGGGACCAGCCTCTTCGCCGGGGCCGTGCTGGGCGGCATCGTGGCGGCCTACGTGACCGGCTACCAGTTCATCCACACGGAGCAGCACTACCTGTCTTTCGGGCTGTACGGCGCCATCCTGGGCCTGCACCTGGGCGCCCAGAGCCTTTTCGCCTTCCTGGAGCACCGCCGCATGCGCCGCGCCGGCCGGCCGCTGAAGCTGCGCCAGGGCTCGGTGGCGCTCTGCATCGCCGCCTTCCAGGAGGACCCGGCCTACCTGCGCCAGTGCCTGCGCTCCGTGCAGCGCCTCTCCTGCCCGGGCCTGCGCGTGGTGCTGGTGGTGGACGGCAACGGGCCCGACGACGCCTACATGCGCGACATCTTCCACGAGGTGCTGGGCTGCGAGCGCGCCGCCTCCTACGTCTGGGCCGGCAACTTCCACGCGCCCGGCCCGGCGGGCGAGGCGGGCCCGGCCGCGCGCCACGTCCAGGCGCTGGTGCGCCGCCACGCCTACGCCTGCGTCCTGCAGCAGTGGGGCGGCAAGCGCGAGGTCATGTACACGGCCTTCCGCGCCCTCGGCGACTCCGTCGACTACGTGCAG GTGTGCGACTCGGACACAGTTCTGGACCCGGCCTGCACAGTGGAGATGCTGCGCATCTTGGAGGAGGATCCCCGTGTGGGCGGAGTTGGGGGAGACGTGCAG ATCCTGAACAAGTATGACTCGTGGATCTCCTTCCTCAGCAGCGTGCGCTACTGGATGGCCTTCAACGTGGAGCGGGCCTGCCAGTCCTACTTTGGCTGTGTCCAGTGCATCAGTGGGCCCCTGGGCATGTACCGCAACTCACTGCTGCAGCAGTTCTTGGAGGACTGGTACAATCAGTCCTTCCTGGGCAGCAAGTGCAGCTTTGGGGATGACCGGCACCTCACCAACCGCGTCTTAAGCCTGGGCTACCGGACTAAGTACACGGCTCGCTCCAAGTGCCTGACCGAGACGCCCACCAGATACCTCCGCTGGCTCAACCAGCAGACCCGCTGGAGCAAGTCCTACTTCCGGGAGTGGCTCTACAATGCTCTCTGGTTTCACAAGCATCACCTCTGGATGACCTACGAGTCGGTGGTGACCGgcttcttccccttcttcctcATCGCCACAGTCATCCAGCTGTTCTATCGCGGACGGGTCTGGAATATCCTCCTGTTCCTGCTGACAGTCCAGCTGGTGGGCATTATCAAGGCCACCTATGCCTGCTTCCTCCGGGGCAACACCGAGATGATTTTCATGTCCCTGTACTCCCTGCTGTACATGTCCAGCCTGCTGCCGGCCAAGATGTTCGCCATCGCCACCATCACCAAGTCCGGGTGGGGCACTTCTGGCCGCAAGACCATTGTGGTCAACTTCATTGGCCTCGTCCCCGTCTCTGTCTGGGTGGCTGTGCTGCTGGGCGGCCTGGCGTACACGGCATACAGCCAGGACTTCTTCACAGACACGGAGCTGGCTTTCCTCATCTCTGGAGCCATCCTGTACGCCTGCTACTGGGTGGCCCTGCTGATGCTGTACCTGGCCGTTGTGGCCCGGCGCTGCAGCAAGCCCCAGGAGCAGTACAGCCTGGCCTTCCTGGAGGTGTGA
- the CHTF8 gene encoding chromosome transmission fidelity protein 8 homolog: protein MVQLRLCRAGGGGGPGEWLLLELQGEVEARDGAGLAGRLLGDLHFTRQGAPVLLVGHHILYGKVVHLEKPLAVLTKAGVAGEAPPGSGYYRATALIRKKLLFKTRPKPIITNLPKKA, encoded by the exons ATGGTGCAGCTGCGGCTGTGCAG GGCGGGCGGCGGGGGCGGCCCGGGCgagtggctgctgctggagctgcAGGGCGAGGTGGAGGCCCGCGACGGGGCCGGGCTGGCGGGGCGGCTGCTGGGCGACCTCCACTTCACCCGCCAG GGCGCCCCGGTGCTGCTGGTGGGCCACCACATCCTCTACGGGAAGGTGGTGCATCTGGAGAAGCCCCTGGCTGTCCTGACCAAGGCAGGGGTTGCAGGCGAGGCTCCCCCCGGCTCCGGTTACTACAGGGCCACGGCCCTTATCAGGAAGAAGCTGCTTTTCAAGACCCGCCCCAAGCCCATCATCACCAACCTGCCCAAGAAGGCCTAA
- the UTP4 gene encoding U3 small nucleolar RNA-associated protein 4 homolog, whose product MGDFQVHRVRLFAFLPAGLRCLAAGPSARLAAARVDGALELYSLQANGFQEKVIPGHERRIPEALSWAGGNRLFGAGLSGEIIEYDLERLSIKYSLDAFGGPIWSMAADPTGAQLAVGCEDGSVKLFHVLPERIQFERSLDRQKGRVLSVSWHSSGARIAASSIDLIRVFDVKSGHAVQRLLVDRRAKGYYTQKSVVWSVAFLSDGAIVSADSSGKVQFWDSEVGTLLQTCVVSNSAVLCLAVSEAEDSIVVGTSEGAVYQFQLLPVKMGSTERQWVRTKPFQHHTHDVRAVAHTATALISGGLDGQLVIRPLMEKVESRSYEAAVRKVTFPHRRLVSCAGKARLLLFQYPQHLELWRLGATSATGRDGEVLPVSCPPEHLLQLKNKGPEHISSSCISPCGGWIAYSTASRLCLYRVQLTGEQVALQRVPKVPKLARGAHQLLFSVDSTRLFVASDQGSVHMLKLLQSGACKHLLTLHPGSESTEAALLLAVSADSSWLAVASSDGQVNIYNLQNAKPHCMVPAYSCPVTALAIHPVTNNLVVAHSDQQVFEFSILDKAYTPWSRKVQQQGLHRDWLERDTPVTHIAFNPKESSHILLHDTHMFCLLDKSLPLPEDTAILCNQPSLKHLPRAARHKSAHAFKICKKYQPLLFVDLLDEKTFVVVERPLMDIKAQLPPPVYQKKFGT is encoded by the exons ATGGGCGACTTCCAGGTGCACCGCGTGCGGCTCTTCGCCTTCCTGCCGGCCGGGCTCCGCTGCCTCGCCGCCGGCCCCTCCGCCCGCCTGGCCGCCGCCCGCGTCGACGGCGCCCTCGAGCTCTACAGCCTGCAGGCCAACGGCTTCCAGGAGAAG GTCATTCCAGGCCACGAAAGGAGGATCCCAGAGGCTCTCTCCTGGGCTGGAGGAAACCGGCTCTTTGGTGCAGGCCTCAGTGGAGAAATCATTGAATACGATCTGGAGAGGCTCAGTATCAAATATTCATTAGACGCCTTTGGAGGCCCCATCTGGAGCATGGCAGCCGATCCCACTGGAGCTCAATTAGCG GTTGGTTGCGAAGATGGATCTGTTAAGCTCTTCCATGTCTTACCTGAAAGAATCCAGTTTGAGAGGAGCTTGGACCGGCAGAAAG GCCGCGTTCTGTCTGTCTCCTGGCACTCCTCTGGGGCCAGGATTGCTGCTAGCTCCATCGACCTCATCCGTGTCTTTGATGTCAAATCAG GACACGCCGTCCAGCGGCTTCTTGTGGACAGACGTGCCAAAGGCTACTACACCCAGAAGAGCGTAGTGTGGAGCGTGGCCTTCCTGTCAGACGGCGCCATTGTCAGTGCAGATTCTTCTGGGAAGGTGCAGTTCTGGGACTCAGAGGTGGGCACGCTGCTCCAGACGTGTGTGGTCAGCAACTCCGCTGTGCTGTGCCTGGCAGTGTCAGAG GCAGAAGACAGCATTGTGGTTGGCACATCAGAGGGGGCCGTGTACCAGTTCCAGCTGCTCCCGGTGAAGATGGGCAGCACCGAGCGCCAGTGGGTGCGGACAAAGCCATTCCAGCACCACACGCACGACGTGAGGGCTGTGGCACACACGGCCACAGCGCTCATCTCTGGAG GATTGGATGGACAGCTGGTGATCCGGCCACTCATGGAGAAGGTGGAGTCCAGGAGCTATGAAGCTGCGGTTCGAAAAGTCACCTTCCCCCAC AGGCGCCTTGTCTCTTGTGCCGGGAAAGCCCGTCTTCTCCTTTTCCAGTACCCACAACACCTGGAGCTGTGGAGACTTGGAGCCACCAGTGCCACGG GAAGAGATGGGGAAGTCTTGCCTGTGTCCTGCCCCCCTGAGCACTTGCTCCAGCTCAAGAACAAG GGCCCTGAGCACATCAGCAGCAGCTGCATCTCGCCCTGTGGCGGCTGGATTGCCTACTCCACGGCTTCGCGACTGTGTCTATACCGAGTGCAGCTCACGGGCGAGCAAGTTGCCCTGCAGAGG GTTCCCAAGGTGCCAAAACTGGCTCGTGGAGCCCACCAGCTCCTTTTTTCTGTGGACTCGACTCGATTGTTTGTGGCATCGGATCAGGGCTCTGTGCATATGCTCAAGCTCTTGCAGTCAGGGGCCTGCAAGCACCTGCTCACCCTCCACCCCGGCTCAG AATCCACAGAAGCTGCGCTGCTGCTGGCAGTGAGTGCCGATAGCAGCTGGTTAGCTGTTGCTAGTAGCGATGGGCAAGTCAACATCTACAACCTGCAAAATGCCAAG CCTCACTGCATGGTGCCTGCATACAGCTGCCCAGTGACTGCCCTGGCCATTCACCCAGTGACCAACAACCTGGTTGTTGCCCATTCAGATCAGCAG GTGTTTGAATTCAGCATCCTGGACAAAGCGTACACGCCCTGGAGCCGGAAGGTGCAGCAGCAAGGCCTGCACAGGGACTGGCTGGAGCGCGACACGCCTGTCACTCACATCGCCTTCAACCCCAAGGAGTCCAGCCACATCCTGCTGCATGACACGCATATGTTCTGCCTCCTGGACAAGTCCCTG CCACTACCAGAGGACACGGCCATTCTATGCAACCAGCCATCGCTGAAGCACCTGCCCAGGGCGGCCCGGCACAAGTCTGCCCACGCCTTCAAGATCTGCAAGAAATACCAG CCTCTGCTGTTTGTG